TAGCGGCGGTTGTTCGGGGCCAACGCAAGGATGAAAGCCGGGATGCCGATGGTCAGCGCACCGATATAAGTGATGTGGCGTGGCAGATACGGGAAGGGGATGAACGTGCAGACCACGCCGAGCGAAATCAGCGCGGAGTAGACCGTCTTGACGAGGAAGAGCGACGAGACGCGTTCCATGTTAGCCATCACCTGACGGCCGCGGGCCACGACGCTGGGCAGATGAGAGAACTTCGAATCGACCAGCACGACCTGCGCCACGGCCTTGGTGGCAGGCGCGGCGTTGCCCATTGCAATGCCCAGATCGGCTTCTTTCAATGCCAGCGCATCGTTGACGCCGTCGCCGGTCATCGCCACGACGTGTTTGCTTTCATGCAGCGCGTCGACGATGGCTTTCTTCTGTTCCGGCAAGACGCGGCCAAGCACATCGACGTTCTCCATGACAGTGGAGAGTTTCTTGACATCGCTCGGCAGTTCGCGGGCGTCCATGGCCACAGGTTCGCGGTCGCCGGTCAGTCGGACGGTTCTGGCGATAGCGCCGACTGTGGCCGGACTGTCGCCGGAAATGATACGGCAGCGCACGCCCTGTTCGCGGAACCATTCCAACGTCTCCTCGGCATCGTCGCGGATGTGCTCCTGACATAGCACCAGCGCTACGGGCTGGGAAACGGCAATCAGATGCGGGTCATTTTCAAAGTTCTTTGCAGCCTCGGAGCTAGCGCAAGCTCCGGCCGCACGGGCGATCAACAGGACACGCATGCCTTGGTTGGCATACTTGGCCACCATGTTCTTGGCAGCCGTGCTATCACCAACGAATCCACTGAAGAGCATTTCCGGGGCACCCATGTACCACACATCGCCGCCGCGCACGATGGCGCTCCATTTGCGGGCCGAGGAGAAGGGCACGCGAGCGTCGACGGCTTGGGCATGGACGCCCTTGGCATTCAACGCTTTGAGTACCGCCGCACCCGTACCGTTGGGGTTCTCCTCGTTGGAAAGATCATACAGAGCCTGCACCGCACCTGATTTCTCGTCGTCGGTGGTGCCGACGGTCACGCTAGCGTGCACGGCGTTCTCGCCAGACGGGGCATCGACGACGATATCGGCGTCGGCGGCCGGACTTGCCACATCCGCTTCACCGAGCATCACGACCTGATTGAAGACGATGCCGCCGTCGGTGATGGTGCCGGTCTTGTCGAGATTCAGCGCGTCCACGCGAGCGAGCGTCTCGACGCTTTCCAGCTCCTGGACGAGCGTGTGCTGACGGGCCAAACGCATCGCGGCAATGGCGAAGTTAAGCGAGGTCAGGAGGACCAGACCCTCGGGAATCATGCCGACTACACCGGCCACGGCAGAGACGATAGCCGAACGCCACGCGCCCGTCGTGAAAGCGACCTGCCAGCCGCCAACCGTGCGAATCTGCGAGGCAACGAGCAAAATGCAAAGCGGAATGACGATGACGGTCATCACCTTCAGGATGGTGTTGATGCCCTTGCTCAAGTCGGAGACGGTCTTCTTATAGACCTTCGCCTTGGCCGTCAGCTTCGCGGCATAGCCTTGCTCGCCCACCGCGTCCACGCGCACCAACGCCATGCCGGAAGTCGCGTTGGAACCGGAATAGACCTCGGCTCCCTCGCCTTTTTTGACGGTTCGCGATTCGCCGGTGAGCATCGATTCGTCGAGCTCGAGCCCCCATGTATGCACAATGGTGGCGTCGGCCGGCACCTGTTCACCGCTGCGCAGCCAAAGCAGGTCGCCAAGCACGATGTCCTCATGCTCGATTTCAACGTCCTGCCCGTTGCGCCGTACCAGCGATTTCGAGGCGACCAAAATCGAAAGCTTGTCGAGCGTGTGCTTGGCCCGCATTTCGGTGAAGACGCCGATGCCGGAGTTGATGATGATAACGAGCCCGAAAACGGCGTCTTTCCACTGGCCCGTCAGGAGCACCAAGACCATCGCCACGAAAATGATGGCGTTGAAGAGCGTGAAGACGTTCTCGCGGATAATCTGCCCGAGCGAGCGCGAACTTTCGGTGTCGATCTTGTTGACGTTGCCCTGCTGCACCTGCTCGGCGACTTCAGCGGAAGTCAGCCCGACTTCGGAAATCTGAGGAAGACGAATCGCGGACGCGCCCTGCTGCCCGCCGTTGGCGTTGCTTTTGCCATTGCCGTTTTTTTTCACGTTGTTACCAGCGTTCCCGCCATTGTCGCCTTGCCCGAACATTCCGGTTGCGCTCATTGATTGCCCCTTACCCGTGCCCGATCTCATAAGTCGGACCACGGTCACTGCCGTGATTTGTCATACTCACCCACCGCCATCTCAAATCCCGCAGGCGGCCTGTTTCTGTGTTTTAGTATATGTTCTGCACTCTATCGTGTCGGCCCCGTTCGCGGTGAGCCGCAGCCGCATATTTACGGTAATGTCACGCTCATTGTCTTACTGTGCGGATTGTCATTGATTGCTGCTTGCACCGCTTGGTCAAACGGAACCGTGCCTTTGCCTTCCGCGGTTGGAACGATTTGCAGCGATTCCGCATACAGATTCGCGTCGCTCGGAACTTTGCCCGCATTGACCAATATCACCGGAATACCGGCGTCCCGAGCCGTTTGCAAGGCCTCATCCCAGCCGTTCGCCTGGTTGCCTTGCATATTGAGACTATTGACCACGAAAGCATTGACAGGCCTGCGGGCCATATCCTTGAACGATTGAACCGGATCGAGCGTTGTGGTTCCATCGGGCATGGGAGCATAGACGGCCTTGATATCGGCTTTGCTAAAGGCATCCAACACCGTACGGTCAAGATCTTCGTCGCCGGTGGTGACCACGCCGATCAGCAGGTCTGATTTGTCGACGCTGTCGTGGTTGATGTGTCGGGAAGCGGAAGTGGTATCCCCTACCGCGGCATTCTTCGGGGCGCACGAAGCGAGTGCCGGCACGGCCGACAACGCCAGGCACACGCTTAGCACGATTGACAATCCCCGACGCATCACAACATCCTACTTCATTCGCTGTTACGTACGAACAACGCCACCGTCTCGACATGGTGGGTCATCGGGTAGATGTCGAACGCCTGAATGGTTTTCAGGGTGTAGCCGAGCTTGGTCAGTGTGGCGGTGTCGCGCGCGAGGCTGGTCGGATCGCAAGCGATGTAGATGATGGCGTGCGTTCCGGCTTCGGCAAGCTGGCGGCAGACCTGCGCCTTGGCTCCTGCGCGCGGTGGGTCGAGCACGACGACGTTGGGATTGGCAAGCTCTTCGGGCACACGGCGCAGGCAATGAGAAACGTCGCCTTGCATCACGGTGACGTTGGCGTCCTTGGCGATATGCAAATTGCGTGCCGCGTTGCGCACGGCCATACGGCCGCCTTCCACGGAAAGCATGCTCGTATGGGCGAAGGTCTTGGCCAACGGCACGGTAAAGAGGCCGGAACCGGAGAACAGATCCCAAAGAGTCGCGGACTGCACGCCAGAGAGTTCCTGGCTGACCAGACGCATCACGTATTTGACGAGCGTCGGCGGAGCAATGCGGTGCACCTGCCAGAACCCGTCGGCCTCGACGCCGTACTTGTAGCGTTTGCCGTCCACGTCCACGACTTCCTTGAGCCGTTTCGATCCGGCATGCAGATGCCCGTCGACCGTGATGGCGAAATTGTCGCCAACAGCTTCGAGCAACGCCTTGCCCGACGCACGGGAAGTGTGGATATCGCGAGGTTCAGGCACCGCGATGCGGATTTTGGCACCAGGCTCGAATTGCTCATCCCAAAGTTTCTGGTCACGAGCGACGGCCAACAGCGCGCGAGTGGCCAGCGGCATCGTGTCGATACGCACGCGGGTATGCGAGGCGCGGCGACGCATCGAAACACGACCTTCTTCGTCGGCGATCAGTTCGATACGGGTGCGCCAGTGCAGACCCTTTTCGTCCACGTCGCCGTCCATGCGGGCGA
This genomic stretch from Bifidobacterium sp. ESL0690 harbors:
- a CDS encoding TRAM domain-containing protein, with protein sequence MQATVRIERYADQGRCVAHIDGRVVFVRFALPGELDTIELDEPHNRDDRFWTGEVVDVVEASEDRVEPLWPLAGPLAQGGGVGGADLIHVSLPGQLKWKSAVITDQMRRMGHLDMDDVPVARMDGDVDEKGLHWRTRIELIADEEGRVSMRRRASHTRVRIDTMPLATRALLAVARDQKLWDEQFEPGAKIRIAVPEPRDIHTSRASGKALLEAVGDNFAITVDGHLHAGSKRLKEVVDVDGKRYKYGVEADGFWQVHRIAPPTLVKYVMRLVSQELSGVQSATLWDLFSGSGLFTVPLAKTFAHTSMLSVEGGRMAVRNAARNLHIAKDANVTVMQGDVSHCLRRVPEELANPNVVVLDPPRAGAKAQVCRQLAEAGTHAIIYIACDPTSLARDTATLTKLGYTLKTIQAFDIYPMTHHVETVALFVRNSE
- a CDS encoding HAD-IC family P-type ATPase codes for the protein MSATGMFGQGDNGGNAGNNVKKNGNGKSNANGGQQGASAIRLPQISEVGLTSAEVAEQVQQGNVNKIDTESSRSLGQIIRENVFTLFNAIIFVAMVLVLLTGQWKDAVFGLVIIINSGIGVFTEMRAKHTLDKLSILVASKSLVRRNGQDVEIEHEDIVLGDLLWLRSGEQVPADATIVHTWGLELDESMLTGESRTVKKGEGAEVYSGSNATSGMALVRVDAVGEQGYAAKLTAKAKVYKKTVSDLSKGINTILKVMTVIVIPLCILLVASQIRTVGGWQVAFTTGAWRSAIVSAVAGVVGMIPEGLVLLTSLNFAIAAMRLARQHTLVQELESVETLARVDALNLDKTGTITDGGIVFNQVVMLGEADVASPAADADIVVDAPSGENAVHASVTVGTTDDEKSGAVQALYDLSNEENPNGTGAAVLKALNAKGVHAQAVDARVPFSSARKWSAIVRGGDVWYMGAPEMLFSGFVGDSTAAKNMVAKYANQGMRVLLIARAAGACASSEAAKNFENDPHLIAVSQPVALVLCQEHIRDDAEETLEWFREQGVRCRIISGDSPATVGAIARTVRLTGDREPVAMDARELPSDVKKLSTVMENVDVLGRVLPEQKKAIVDALHESKHVVAMTGDGVNDALALKEADLGIAMGNAAPATKAVAQVVLVDSKFSHLPSVVARGRQVMANMERVSSLFLVKTVYSALISLGVVCTFIPFPYLPRHITYIGALTIGIPAFILALAPNNRRYIPGFLGRVVRFALPGGIAVALSVLLTAWTLPGFMNWNLSKPGDLLKLRDICAIIVFVLGILVMARVAQPLKSWRGVLVAAFAAAGLIGMFIPIVSNFFELVIPTGWTLVATIIVLALSIVIFAGIQTIADLIGRLYSSIAHRKKNK